A single window of Athene noctua chromosome 1, bAthNoc1.hap1.1, whole genome shotgun sequence DNA harbors:
- the LOC141971077 gene encoding cell surface glycoprotein CD200 receptor 1-B-like — MGRSQQAGWCKKPTSPTNARATLEVVKKTMNTIVLLTIAAITGATGTSDVTATVGSSCVLTCSPKTNSTMVTWKIMPKVGGHCSLGYRAEQNKTDRTNCSDRINWKFRPDRDPTLEIRQVEIAHEGDYICELVKTEGNFHKTYHLTVLAPPRLTLYCDDHGVPVCQAAAGKPPAQISWVLESTSTPREEAHDNGTVTVLSKFTAHSTNRTNTTCIVSHPAGNQSKSIACRPPENIRCHLRCVIISLATLVLFFLLAVLHLYTFCGSRTMRNQHKPRHVPSAELSGPVSDSAPEQR; from the exons ATGGGGAGGTCACAGCAAGCTGGATGGTGCAAGAAACCCACATCACCCACAAATGCAAGAGCTACTTTGGAAGTTGTCAAGAAGACCATGAACACCATTGTTCTGCTCACCATCGCTGCCATCACAGGCGCTACAGGTACTTCTGATG TGACAGCGACAGTAGGTAGCAGCTGTGTGCTCACCTGCTCTCCCAAGACAAATTCAACTATGGTAACATGGAAAATAATGCCCAAGGTTGGAGGGCACTGCTCCTTGGGGTACAGGGCTGAGCAGAACAAGACAGACAGAACAAACTGCAGTGACAGAATCAACTGGAAATTCAGACCAGATCGAGATCCCACCCTTGAGATACGACAAGTGGAAATAGCTCATGAGGGAGATTACATCTGCGAACTAGTAAAAACAGAAGGGAATTTCCACAAGACGTACCACCTGACTGTGCTGG CCCCCCCGAGGCTGACCCTGTACTGCGATGACCACGGGGTCCCTGTGTGCCAGGCAGCGGCAGGGAAGCCGCCTGCTCAGATCTCGTGGGTCCTGGAGAGCACCTCCACCCCCAGGGAAGAAGCCCACGACAACGGGACAGTGACTGTTCTCAGCAAGTTCACAGCACACAGCACCAACAGGACTAATACGACCTGCATTGTGTCCCACCCAGCTGGGAACCAGAGCAAGTCCATAGCCTGTCGTCCCCCGG AGAATATTAGATGCCATCTTCGCTGTGTCATCATCAGCCTTGCTACTCTGGttctcttctttctgcttgcTGTACTTCATCTCTACACCTTCTGTGGTAGCAG GACAATGAGAAACCAGCACAAGCCAAGACATGTTCCATCTGCAGAGCTCTCTGGGCCTGTTTCTGACTCGGCACCTGAGCAGAGATAA